TATTTTTGGGCGAAACACATTGCCTTCAGAAAGATGGCGTATGGGGGTGGCGGGATAGACACTCTTGCCGAAGTACTTTTCACAAGCAGTATTTCCAGTCCTATTTCTTTTGGATATACTGGCATCGCTCGAAATATCTCAAAATCGTAGGAGATACCCATGGACGCCTTTTCCATTTTCGTCAAATTTCCATTACAGAAGTTTTTCTTGTATGCTTCCTCTGTATCATTCGGATAGCGCGAACTGATGTAAAGAATACCCTGATCGTTCTCAATTGTGCTTTCGTATTGTCGGATGAATTTTAGAGCTTTGGTGTAGTCTCCCATGCAATAGTACGCCGTCGCTAGAGATAGTCTTCCTCTGCTGATATCGGCAGAGCAGGTTACTTCCAATAAACCCAGGGCTCGTCTGATTTGACGGTACCGAAAACGAGCGCACCTGCCATGGTCATTCAGACCTTTGTAGAGGAAGATTAAAGCAATGTGTTGTAAGACTTTCTTCTGGTACAATGTCACCGTATCGTGCATCAAATAATCGAGATGCGACTCTTCTCCTAGTAATAACGCAACAGTGTTGAAAAATTCTTTCTCGAGGCTTCTAAAGTTTGGATGAGCGTTTACAACTGATTCCAATTGAGTAAAGAACGCATTGTCCTCTACGTCCTCCGGGAAAGAACTAGaatcatttttatattgcatactcaatgttttaaattctttgttCGGATCGATAGCGCTTGATGGACTATCAAGTATTCTATGTCTTGCTCCTTCAAGGGCCTGTCGGAGATTTTCAAGGGACGGACACCTCAGTAGACCCCTCCATCCTTCTCCGTATAACTCCGACAGAGTCAAGAACATCGACTCGCGGGCATCTTCCTCCAACTTTCCATGGAACATATTGTTTTCCCTCACAAAATAGTTGGGACAGAAACCATTGTCCACCCACGCAATTAGTCGCTTGAAACAGATCTCAATACAGGACACCAAACGCTCTTTTCTCCAAAAATCTTTTGGAGTCTCTTCGATGGTCCAGAACATCAAAGTTTTCATGAAATAAGAACACATAACTTCCCATTTATCACGAAATGCTTCCTTTACCAAAAGCTTAAAAATCCCATACACAATAAACTGGGTATCATTAAAAGTATAAACCAGTCTTTTCTCGGCAACTGAAAAAGACAATCTCCATACCATAGGATCAAATGTCCAGTGTCCGTGAATGTCGACCATCTTGGAACCAATTGCTACCAAATGACATCCCTTTTTGTATATGTCATTGATAAGGTGACGATCCGGCCAGCCATGAGGTCTTTTTCTATGGTACCATTCCATTGCGTCTGACGGCCAATGAGAACATTTCAGACAATGCGCGTCATCTTGCTCCGTTCCAAGTTGTGACACTCTTCTGACACAAGGCCCGTGGGGCTCCTGATCCTCCTGAACAAAAGTCAATATGTAAGCGGAGCTGGATACGTAGAATTTCCCGCCAACTGGTACCACTGCTGCATCTAAATTCTGTCCCGATTTATTTGGAGTCACCAGTACAAGTTTCACATACCCTTTTGGAATTGATGAAGACTTTTCCATTTTTACAGCACAAAATCTGCTCGGAATATCTTCTGGATGTTCCGATGCAAGTGTTTTCTTGTCGACATACATTCTATCAACATCAGTACCATTCATTCGGAAACCCTCAGACCAACTTCCGGTCAAAATAACTTCTACATTTCTTCCAAAGTGATGAATTTTTGACAGAATATCGTCTATCCGTCTGTTCAGTCTCTGAACTGGTAGATATCCAACAGCATTGATTAAGCTGCCCGCTAAAAGATCACACAAGTCTCTATCGTCGCTCCACATAGTTATCATTGAAGCGAGgatcttttaaaacaaatacatgtcaTTGATGCAGACATCAACTTGGAAATAAGGACATAAACTGTGATTACAAATATAGTTTTTAAATTCTTCCTGTTTTTGAATATGATCGTGGTGATGCCAATAGGATGAAACCATTCTTCCTTGTTGAAAAATGATGTTAACTAATTAAGAAGTTAATTAACGTTTATTTTAGCACATAATTCCGCAAAGCAGGAATTGTTGCTAAAGAAACAGTAAATAATACTGCCGTGTTTTTAAAATACCATTTGTTCTCCAATTgctttatttatacatgtataagttaaaaTTACTTTTGTTGTGAAGTAAATCTCAAACTTACAACCAATCAACCGATTCCCCTTAGGCATTCAACAAGCATTCAATTGCTAGCAACccatctatatatatttttatcttatctatattaaagggactttaatttgatttgagatcaaaaatgttcattctatttttagctcacctaggccaaaggctcaagtgagcttttctgatcacaatttgtccgttgtctgtcgtcgttgtcgttgttgtcgtcgtcgttgttgtaaacttttcacattttcatcttcttctcaagaaccactgggcagatttcaaccaaatttggcacaaagcacaactaggtgaagggaattcaagtttatttttcaaatgaagtgccacgccctctttaaaggggagataattgagaattattgaaaatatgatggtatttttcaaaaatcttcttctcaaaaactattcggcctgaaaagcttaaacttgtgtggagtcatcatcaggtagtgtagattcaagtttgttcaaatcatggtccccgggggtaaggaggggccacaaaagggggataaatttttatttaggaatatatggagaaaatctttttaaaaatttcttttaaaaactatttggccaagaaatctcaaattggcgtgtaaccatcctcagataatgtagattcaagtttgttcaaatcatggtcccttggggtagggcggggccacaatggggaataatttttttatatagagagaaaaacttttcaagtcttctttaaaaatattctgggaaagttttcggtccaaaactcagtacgtatacttagtgtgaaagcacaggttatgcagatttaagtttgatgaaaccatgattccctagagaaaagtggggccacgaaatgggggggatataagaataaagaaaaatcttcttacaggtacaacaacaaaaggggcttggtatttaccaaaacataagaggtggataaaaattggcagcttttcaatttttttttagcaagatctactgtactcagttgtcaagatatagAAAGTTGTACTTTACGGACTCTCTTGTCCGATGCGCTTGGAAACACTTGATCCACTACTGCCATCTTCCAGTCACAGCGATGGGCTGAACTGTCCTTCAATAAAACGACATCACCGACGGATAGGTTTCTTTGGTGCTGTGTCCACTTTTGTCGACTTTGAAGGGTGACTAAATATTCCCTACGCCATCGTTTCCAGAAGAGGTCTGCAAGTAGTTGAACTCTTTTCCACTGAGCTTTGAAGGCATCTTTCTCATCAAATGGTCCAGGCGGTTCTCCTCCTTTGTCTGTTTTCTGGGTCAGAAGGGTATATGGAGTGAGAATAAATGGGTACTCTGGATCGGTTGGAACTGGTACTAATGGTCTTGAGTTAATAATGGCACAAGCTTCAGCTAAGAACGTTATGAGGGTCTCGTGTGTCAACTTCTTTGCTGTACCAGTAATTAATAAAGAGTCTAGAATTTGTCTTGTAAGGCCTATCATCCTCTCCCATGCACCGCCCATGTGGGATGAGTGTGGAGGATTAAATATCCATACAGCTCTGTTATCCAACAGAAACTGTCCAACGGGTCCATCTTCTACATTAATGGTATGAATTCCTAGACTTTCGGTTGAACCCACAAAGTTTGTGCCACGATCCGATCTAAATTCCTGTACTCTGCCTCGTATAGCGACGAATCTTCTCAGAGCGTTAATGAAAGACGAGGAACTCATCTCTTCGACCACTTCTATATGGACAGCTCTTGAGGAAAGACAAGAAAACATCACTGCCCAACGTTTAGCGTGAGCCAGTCCTCCTCTGGTACGACGTGCAGCAACTTCCCAGGGTCCAAAGGTATCCACTCCCACGCTTGAGAATGGAGGTCCTGGAGATAACCGATCTTGAGGTAAGTCCGCCATTATTTGATGCTCAGGTTTTCTTCTCATCTTTCTGCATGTCACACAATTGTATATTACTGAAGATACGATTCGCTTGGCTCCGGTTATCCAATAACCGGCTGATCTAATCGAGCCTTCAGTGAAGTGGCGTCCTTGATGCTTCGTGAGCTGATGGTAATGGCGCACCAACAGTGTAGCAATATGATGCTTCCCAGGAATAATGATGGGGTTCCTTTCATGGTTGCTCAAATCTGACTTGGACAATCGGCCTCCAACACGTACGATACCATCGCTATCTAAGAAGGGGTGTAATTTCAAGAGCGAGCTTCCTCTGTTGAGATCTTTGTTTTCTCTAATGCATCTAATTTCTTCTAGGAATGCTTCATTTTGGACCTCTCTAATTATGTGTTTCTCTGTCTCAAGATACAGTTTGACATCCTTTGCCTTATTGCAGAAATGCCAACCTCTGCACTGTGATGTTCCACTCCAAGCCCTAGCTATGTGTTTCAGGCGTGCGATTCCTGCTACCAAACCATTCCACGTtgaatatttagtgaatttcccagTTCCAAGAGATGATTCTCCAATGTGTAGCTTCTTCACTGTAAGTATTGGTCGAATCTCTTTGTCACTCTCTGAGTCTACGAGTTCGTGCTCTAGTGGAACTGTTTCGTCAGCTGTCTTCACTGTGTTTTGGTATTGATGGAACCATTGTTTTGGACCACAAAGCCACAGACTGTTTTTCATGCTTTCAACTGAGACTGGTCTGGTCGCTTGATCTGCGGGGTTGTGTTCTGAAGGAACATAGCTCCATTGTTCCGGTGAAGAAACTTTATGTATCTTTTCAACTCGGTTGCTAACATAGGTATAGAATCTCCTGGTTCTGTTGTAGATATAACCAAGAACAACTTTGCTGTCAGTATGGAAATGCATTTCTTTGGGATCAATATCCAGCTGTTCTTTGATGATCTTGGATATCTCAATTCCAAGCACTGCAGCGCATAACTCTAACCGAGGGATGGTGACTGCTTTCTTAGGTGCAACTTTTCCTTTTCCCATAATGAAGCCGCAATGTAGATTGCCATCTTGGTCCTCCGCTCTGAGGAAAGCAACTGCTGCAACTGCCTCTTCAGACGCATCTGTAAACACGTGGACTTCTCTCTTGAAAAGCTTTTCAGGAGATACCGGGAGATAAGGACGAAGGATTTCCAGGTTTTCAAGAAATGGTAGCTGCTGTTTCCACTGGTCCCATTCCACTTGATACTGTTCAGGTAAATGTTGATCCCAGTCAGTAGATTCCTCAATGAACTTTCTTAGCAGCAGTTTACCTCTAACGAGAACTGGGGCAACAAATCCTATAGGGTCGTAGAAACTGTTTAAACAGGAAAGTACTCCACGGCGTGTATATGGTTTCTCATCTAAGGAAAGTCTGAAGGTGAATGAATCTGTTCGGAGATTCCAGCTTAACCCTAAACTTCGCTGTATAGGAAGATTCTCTTTAATGAGATCTAAAGACATCAAGTCTTTGGCTAAGTCTTCAGTGGGAAAGTGGCTCATAACATCACTGCTGTTAGACACAAATTTGTGAAGCCTAAGCCCTCCTTCTTCCAGTAGCGCTTGCTTTGTTCTTTCCATCAAACTGACGATTTCTTCTGGGGATGACATCGAGATCAAACCATCATCAACATAGAAGTTGCGTTCAACGAAACTTCGAACGTCACTTCCGTATTTATCTTCGGCAATATGTGCAGTCCTTCTAAGTCCATATGTTGCAACTGCGGGTGATGGACTGTTGCCGAAAACATGAACGCACATTCTGTATTCCACCAATTGCTTCTGTGGATTGTTGTCTAAGTACCAGAAGAAACGTAGATAGTTTCTGTGGTCTTCTCGGACTTTAAAACAGTGAAACATCTGTTGTATGTCAGCCATGGCACCGATGTTATCAAGTCTGAACCGCAGTAGAACACCAAGAAGACTGTTTGTTAAATCCGGGCCTGTCAGAAGGACATTGTTCAGTGACACACTATTACACTGGGCTGATGAGTCGAACACCATCCTAACTTGATCAGGTTTCTTCGGGTGGTATACACTGAAAATAGGTAAGAACCAACACTCTTCATCTTCCTTTAATGGTGGTGCTAGCTCTGcatgttttgcatcaaatatACGTTGCATAAAGGTGAGTGCGTGTTCACATTTAATTGGGTTCTTCCTCAGGCTATTATCTAGTATCGTTGCTCTTTTCAATGCTTGCTGTCTATTATCTGGAAGTCTGTATCTCGGTTCTCGGAATGGTAATGGGGC
This genomic window from Crassostrea angulata isolate pt1a10 chromosome 8, ASM2561291v2, whole genome shotgun sequence contains:
- the LOC128160126 gene encoding uncharacterized protein LOC128160126 produces the protein MITMWSDDRDLCDLLAGSLINAVGYLPVQRLNRRIDDILSKIHHFGRNVEVILTGSWSEGFRMNGTDVDRMYVDKKTLASEHPEDIPSRFCAVKMEKSSSIPKGYVKLVLVTPNKSGQNLDAAVVPVGGKFYVSSSAYILTFVQEDQEPHGPCVRRVSQLGTEQDDAHCLKCSHWPSDAMEWYHRKRPHGWPDRHLINDIYKKGCHLVAIGSKMVDIHGHWTFDPMVWRLSFSVAEKRLVYTFNDTQFIVYGIFKLLVKEAFRDKWEVMCSYFMKTLMFWTIEETPKDFWRKERLVSCIEICFKRLIAWVDNGFCPNYFVRENNMFHGKLEEDARESMFLTLSELYGEGWRGLLRCPSLENLRQALEGARHRILDSPSSAIDPNKEFKTLSMQYKNDSSSFPEDVEDNAFFTQLESVVNAHPNFRSLEKEFFNTVALLLGEESHLDYLMHDTVTLYQKKVLQHIALIFLYKGLNDHGRCARFRYRQIRRALGLLEVTCSADISRGRLSLATAYYCMGDYTKALKFIRQYESTIENDQGILYISSRYPNDTEEAYKKNFCNGNLTKMEKASMGISYDFEIFRAMPVYPKEIGLEILLVKSTSARVSIPPPPYAIFLKAMCFAQKYDFNKVKILEIELLDCLSFAHKSALHLIYLMLGVCDVKLDQHNEALRHFYHAYRHKKILTWRHSRCDEWDSVQAPLLYVAMQLRLLM
- the LOC128159207 gene encoding uncharacterized protein LOC128159207, giving the protein MDYMDRRMRTLTSGGQAMYQSNLDYYLRNLKKDWREFETILTDFDDSCTDIKYLRNVESRVEMAKYGYMDSYQSLISFLNRTRTNESELELDNQMIRHQKCLGIINNFERQLVDLLLDAAEILTESFEYRTRSEASISTTRSMEFRNKHISPTRKPEKTKYSFKEKENLKIQKELTEAKMEQLELEDQRSHVSLSKQHLLSNYESPRRVRQQYTERYVSEQSVLSEPKSHYVSFEELDKQSDLDDHFHSNTRNSIPRKSASVQDNNRPCATAPETLPVSSPGVVENLTQFLLKKDLLMSRFSPFNDRPDSYQTWKASFTSIVKELNISAFEEMDLLIKWLGPESKRFASSIRGSNINDPVKGLYRIWERLEESYGRPEMIESALKNKLNKFPKITMKDPKMLYDLLDILTEIESAKENGQYATLLSYYDSSSGVIPIISKLPPNLQEKWVSQASKYKKYYEVPFPPFKFLVSFIRDLSIVKNDPAFHTDSSSTLTTSEKRTYEPKRSFPVNSRKTDLEADDGNIQETQERTSRCPIHKASHSLNQCRTFRAKPIQERKDLLREFEFCYKCCDSKHLSRNCTATIKCDVCGSSRHATALHIDQKKFEPKASCGWERTESGSGRVDGGERSARRTDVSNKCTELCGNNFSGRSCAKVLPVNVYPYGKRECAIKVYAIIDEQSNCTLARSELFDFFNIQSESEAYTLFSCSGQSTCSGRKVNGLVVESIDGSCRFNLPTVIECDEIPANRQEIATPEVADTYPHLQDIAIHMMPLDEDVNILLLIGRDLGDVHHVLEQRVGPPNTPHAQKLNLGWVIVGEVCLGRTHRPDVVVANKVSVMSDGRNTLATPCPNNIIVKETLPKQIQCDALLKHPQGNEPIGQNIFQTSPDDDKPGLSVEDKEFLAIMDKEFYRDESGQWVAPLPFREPRYRLPDNRQQALKRATILDNSLRKNPIKCEHALTFMQRIFDAKHAELAPPLKEDEECWFLPIFSVYHPKKPDQVRMVFDSSAQCNSVSLNNVLLTGPDLTNSLLGVLLRFRLDNIGAMADIQQMFHCFKVREDHRNYLRFFWYLDNNPQKQLVEYRMCVHVFGNSPSPAVATYGLRRTAHIAEDKYGSDVRSFVERNFYVDDGLISMSSPEEIVSLMERTKQALLEEGGLRLHKFVSNSSDVMSHFPTEDLAKDLMSLDLIKENLPIQRSLGLSWNLRTDSFTFRLSLDEKPYTRRGVLSCLNSFYDPIGFVAPVLVRGKLLLRKFIEESTDWDQHLPEQYQVEWDQWKQQLPFLENLEILRPYLPVSPEKLFKREVHVFTDASEEAVAAVAFLRAEDQDGNLHCGFIMGKGKVAPKKAVTIPRLELCAAVLGIEISKIIKEQLDIDPKEMHFHTDSKVVLGYIYNRTRRFYTYVSNRVEKIHKVSSPEQWSYVPSEHNPADQATRPVSVESMKNSLWLCGPKQWFHQYQNTVKTADETVPLEHELVDSESDKEIRPILTVKKLHIGESSLGTGKFTKYSTWNGLVAGIARLKHIARAWSGTSQCRGWHFCNKAKDVKLYLETEKHIIREVQNEAFLEEIRCIRENKDLNRGSSLLKLHPFLDSDGIVRVGGRLSKSDLSNHERNPIIIPGKHHIATLLVRHYHQLTKHQGRHFTEGSIRSAGYWITGAKRIVSSVIYNCVTCRKMRRKPEHQIMADLPQDRLSPGPPFSSVGVDTFGPWEVAARRTRGGLAHAKRWAVMFSCLSSRAVHIEVVEEMSSSSFINALRRFVAIRGRVQEFRSDRGTNFVGSTESLGIHTINVEDGPVGQFLLDNRAVWIFNPPHSSHMGGAWERMIGLTRQILDSLLITGTAKKLTHETLITFLAEACAIINSRPLVPVPTDPEYPFILTPYTLLTQKTDKGGEPPGPFDEKDAFKAQWKRVQLLADLFWKRWRREYLVTLQSRQKWTQHQRNLSVGDVVLLKDSSAHRCDWKMAVVDQVFPSASDKRVRKVQLSIS